The following coding sequences lie in one Treponema sp. OMZ 790 genomic window:
- a CDS encoding dihydroxyacetone kinase subunit DhaK, giving the protein MKKILNKPEDFVDEMIEGILHAYPNKITALNGDKRVIVNKTKKENKVGIVTAGGSGHLPVFLGYVGDGMLDGCAVGNVFASPSANKMYEMIKACNFGKGVLCLYGNYGGDKLNFEMAMSMAEMDGIEVKEIRVMDDIASSPLTAKDKRRGVAGMVFAYKIAGAAAQNGYDLEKLISVTERALDNMRTMGIALSPCIVPEVGKPTFSINEDEMEIGMGIHGEVGIEVSKIKTSAEVAKMIFDKIATELSFSGGDELAVMINGLGATPLEELFIIYRDLFNILDGLGVKVVSPHIGEFATSMEMAGLSITIMKLDNELKTLLFHDANTPFYTNANKK; this is encoded by the coding sequence ATGAAAAAAATATTAAATAAACCTGAAGATTTTGTAGATGAGATGATTGAAGGAATTTTGCATGCTTATCCTAATAAGATAACTGCACTAAATGGGGACAAGAGGGTCATCGTAAACAAAACAAAAAAAGAAAACAAGGTCGGTATAGTTACTGCAGGCGGAAGCGGTCACTTACCTGTCTTTCTCGGTTATGTAGGAGATGGCATGCTGGATGGATGTGCTGTAGGAAATGTTTTTGCTTCTCCCTCCGCAAATAAAATGTATGAGATGATTAAAGCCTGTAACTTTGGTAAGGGAGTTTTATGCTTATACGGAAATTATGGAGGAGACAAGCTTAATTTTGAAATGGCTATGTCTATGGCCGAAATGGATGGTATAGAAGTAAAAGAAATAAGAGTAATGGATGATATTGCTTCTTCACCGCTTACGGCAAAGGATAAAAGGCGGGGTGTCGCCGGAATGGTGTTTGCTTATAAAATTGCCGGAGCCGCAGCACAAAACGGCTATGACCTTGAAAAACTTATTTCGGTTACCGAAAGAGCTCTTGATAACATGCGTACAATGGGAATAGCTTTATCTCCATGTATAGTACCTGAAGTAGGTAAGCCTACATTTTCGATCAATGAAGATGAGATGGAAATAGGAATGGGCATTCATGGGGAAGTAGGTATAGAAGTTTCAAAGATAAAAACTTCAGCCGAGGTTGCAAAAATGATTTTTGACAAAATTGCAACAGAGCTTTCTTTTTCGGGCGGTGATGAGCTTGCCGTAATGATTAACGGTCTCGGTGCTACCCCGCTTGAAGAGTTGTTTATTATCTATCGGGATTTATTTAATATTTTAGACGGATTGGGGGTAAAAGTAGTGAGCCCTCACATAGGAGAATTTGCAACTTCCATGGAGATGGCAGGGCTTTCAATTACGATTATGAAATTGGATAATGAGTTAAAGACCTTACTTTTCCATGATGCAAATACTCCCTTTTATACTAATGCCAATAAAAAGTAG
- a CDS encoding dihydroxyacetone kinase subunit L: protein MITKNIILNVLSEIAKTMEDEKDYLIELDQQNGDGDLGISMSAGFNAALNAFKDDSGEDIGLGILKAAMTFNEKAPSSLGTILSFGLMAMGKTFKGKKVLTSEEFVSGFSKFNEEIMNKGGAKPGEKTIVDTLVPTEKYIRENVGKISNTDLIKSAEQIAKESSDATRNMKSVHGRAAYYAEKSIGVLDGGSYAGYLIFKALNNFMIDGGKNERKKKIDFGCF, encoded by the coding sequence ATGATTACAAAAAATATAATTCTGAATGTATTATCTGAAATAGCAAAAACTATGGAAGATGAAAAAGATTACCTCATTGAGCTTGACCAGCAAAACGGTGATGGTGATTTGGGGATATCCATGAGTGCCGGATTCAACGCTGCACTTAATGCTTTTAAAGACGATTCCGGAGAAGATATCGGTCTTGGTATTCTCAAAGCTGCGATGACTTTTAACGAAAAAGCTCCTTCAAGCTTAGGTACCATATTATCATTCGGATTAATGGCTATGGGAAAAACTTTTAAAGGAAAAAAGGTGCTGACTTCGGAAGAGTTTGTCTCGGGTTTTTCTAAATTTAACGAAGAGATTATGAACAAGGGAGGGGCTAAGCCCGGAGAAAAAACTATTGTCGATACTCTTGTTCCTACCGAAAAATATATTCGTGAAAATGTAGGAAAAATTTCAAATACGGATCTTATAAAGAGCGCGGAGCAGATTGCAAAAGAAAGTTCAGATGCAACTCGTAATATGAAGTCGGTACATGGACGAGCCGCTTATTATGCAGAAAAAAGCATCGGTGTTCTTGACGGCGGTTCTTATGCCGGATATTTGATATTCAAAGCATTAAATAATTTTATGATAGATGGAGGAAAAAATGAAAGAAAAAAGAAAATTGATTTTGGATGCTTTTAG
- a CDS encoding uroporphyrinogen decarboxylase family protein codes for MKEKRKLILDAFSNKEVHRVPVGFWWHFADEYRQFRGLLDDGIIQATIDGTKKMYDDLKPDMVKIMSDGFFGHPSIMENDINNIADVKKIKSIGNASPWYDKQIDMVNEILDHFDGEVAAFYNIFAPLNYIRLYTECYKKQPDLFVKLFFEDADAVLNASLAIADDLIVLADKLKSKTKLDGIYYSVQSVQSQDADLKFHQKYVLPSDKKVLDKINALWDNNILHICGYADYTNNLSFYKDYKAKVYNWAVNTEKLSLAEGKKFFGNACVLGGFDNNRGTLIDVGPDIEIENCVEKLIKEAGTTGVIIGADCTIAPEIGLKRLGEIRNYAEKYSKK; via the coding sequence ATGAAAGAAAAAAGAAAATTGATTTTGGATGCTTTTAGCAACAAAGAGGTTCACAGGGTTCCTGTTGGTTTTTGGTGGCATTTTGCTGATGAGTACAGGCAGTTTCGCGGTTTGTTGGATGACGGGATTATTCAAGCAACAATTGACGGTACAAAAAAAATGTATGACGATTTAAAACCTGATATGGTAAAAATAATGTCTGATGGTTTTTTCGGTCATCCGTCAATTATGGAAAATGATATTAACAATATTGCTGATGTTAAAAAGATCAAATCTATAGGAAATGCCTCTCCTTGGTATGATAAACAAATTGATATGGTTAATGAAATTTTAGATCACTTTGATGGAGAAGTTGCCGCATTTTATAATATTTTTGCTCCGTTAAACTATATCAGATTGTATACAGAGTGCTATAAAAAGCAACCTGATTTGTTTGTTAAACTTTTTTTTGAAGATGCTGATGCTGTGCTGAATGCTTCTTTAGCAATTGCAGATGATTTGATTGTTCTTGCCGATAAGCTTAAAAGCAAAACAAAACTTGACGGAATTTATTACAGTGTTCAAAGTGTTCAGTCGCAAGATGCAGATCTAAAATTCCATCAGAAATATGTTTTGCCTTCCGATAAAAAAGTTCTTGATAAAATAAACGCTCTTTGGGACAATAACATTCTTCATATCTGCGGTTATGCCGATTATACAAATAATTTATCTTTCTATAAAGATTATAAAGCTAAGGTTTATAACTGGGCTGTAAATACGGAAAAACTTTCTTTGGCAGAAGGAAAAAAATTCTTTGGAAATGCCTGTGTTTTGGGCGGCTTTGATAATAACAGAGGTACCCTTATTGATGTAGGCCCGGATATCGAGATTGAAAACTGCGTTGAGAAATTGATAAAAGAAGCCGGTACTACAGGCGTTATTATCGGCGCGGATTGCACTATTGCTCCAGAAATAGGACTAAAACGGCTCGGTGAGATCAGAAACTATGCAGAAAAGTATAGCAAAAAATAA
- a CDS encoding amidohydrolase produces the protein MKKMFFGGTILTMEKQEAQEAVVFENEKILFVGTESEAKKNYSDAELIDLKGKTLLPGFIDSHCHMSFSGEMMTLPTVFEAGSVECVLKKLKDEASKLPKGDVLFVNGYGGTPIKEDRLLTLKEMDGAVPENPLFLRTAGTHGTLVNSKGLELVTKEAEKNNLIISDQDKKEGFLRNEANLFAFSIAPKWMSAEQKKKARAKMIHECVSNGITAVHTLEGWSAVDDPAVDSLLKDKDEIPFHLRIYYQTTNVNEVVKRGLKQIGGCFNCILDGDVEPGTAAFREPYTNNPKNYGNLYFTQERLENFFREAHKAGLQICMHAIGDAAIEQALKAYKKVLNEFPKENHRHRVEHFEVSSYDLMDLAKDLNVVLSMQPVFDYYWPYENYLPHIGPERAAMKCALRPILDRGIKVGGGSDSPVTSMNPMLGIHAAVNHSVPASRITVEEALRMVTIDAAYIGFEENERGSIKVGKEASFVIVSDNPMNYPTEKLDKIEILETIYSGKTVWKKA, from the coding sequence ATGAAAAAAATGTTTTTTGGCGGCACCATTTTGACCATGGAAAAACAAGAAGCTCAAGAAGCTGTTGTCTTTGAAAATGAGAAAATTTTATTTGTAGGTACTGAAAGTGAAGCAAAAAAAAACTACAGCGATGCTGAACTAATAGATCTTAAAGGAAAAACTCTTTTACCCGGTTTTATTGATTCTCATTGCCATATGAGTTTTTCGGGAGAAATGATGACTCTCCCAACGGTTTTTGAAGCTGGCTCTGTTGAATGTGTTTTAAAAAAACTTAAAGATGAGGCCTCTAAATTACCGAAAGGCGATGTTCTATTTGTTAATGGATATGGGGGTACACCTATTAAAGAAGATCGTCTTTTAACATTGAAAGAAATGGATGGAGCTGTTCCCGAAAATCCTTTATTTCTCCGTACTGCAGGAACTCACGGTACATTGGTAAATTCCAAAGGCTTGGAACTGGTTACTAAAGAAGCCGAAAAAAATAATCTTATTATTAGTGACCAGGATAAAAAAGAAGGATTTTTGCGCAATGAGGCAAATTTGTTTGCTTTTTCAATTGCGCCTAAATGGATGTCGGCTGAACAAAAGAAAAAAGCCAGAGCTAAGATGATTCATGAATGTGTCAGTAACGGAATAACTGCTGTTCATACACTTGAAGGATGGAGCGCTGTAGATGATCCTGCTGTAGATTCTCTTTTGAAGGATAAGGATGAAATACCGTTTCATCTTAGAATTTATTACCAAACGACTAATGTTAATGAAGTAGTAAAACGGGGATTAAAGCAAATTGGAGGCTGTTTTAATTGTATTCTGGATGGTGATGTAGAACCCGGAACTGCTGCTTTTAGGGAACCTTACACCAATAATCCAAAAAATTACGGAAATCTTTATTTTACACAAGAGCGTTTGGAAAACTTTTTTAGAGAGGCTCATAAAGCCGGTCTTCAAATTTGTATGCATGCTATCGGTGATGCAGCTATTGAGCAAGCATTAAAAGCATACAAAAAAGTCTTAAATGAATTCCCCAAAGAAAATCATCGTCACAGGGTTGAGCATTTTGAAGTGTCTTCGTATGATTTGATGGATTTAGCGAAAGATCTGAATGTTGTATTGAGTATGCAGCCCGTATTTGATTATTATTGGCCGTATGAAAATTATCTGCCGCATATTGGACCTGAGAGGGCTGCAATGAAATGTGCCTTGCGTCCGATTTTAGATCGCGGCATAAAGGTAGGAGGAGGTTCGGATTCTCCTGTAACTTCAATGAACCCTATGTTAGGTATTCATGCAGCTGTTAATCACAGTGTTCCTGCATCAAGAATCACTGTAGAAGAAGCTCTACGAATGGTAACGATTGATGCTGCATATATTGGTTTTGAGGAAAATGAACGCGGCAGCATAAAGGTAGGCAAAGAAGCAAGTTTTGTAATCGTATCGGATAACCCCATGAATTATCCGACTGAAAAACTCGATAAAATAGAAATATTGGAAACTATTTATAGCGGAAAAACCGTATGGAAAAAAGCATAA
- a CDS encoding DUF2156 domain-containing protein, with product MNFPNFLPISDSMHKELYPLLNNLSDGISEFTFISLYLHRLKYGYEISRLPSATFVVTGCDAKGKFFLVMGGIPQEKELCFLLENYGRWKNISQTLYDKFSDYITKLGYEPYEDRDNEDYLYTRESLALLAGKALHKKRNFANGFENAYAWEVRPLNEQNKVDACAVLDEWHANRGENQGSDYDQCIGALEMLTFTNLEGWIVYVDGKPAAWSLGEYIANGKMFLVHFEKAIDTYRGVYQFINRATARALPETVEFINREQDLGNEGLRQAKMTYRPCGFVKKYCTPQKKLG from the coding sequence TTGAATTTTCCAAATTTCTTACCTATTTCGGATTCTATGCACAAAGAATTATATCCTCTTTTGAATAATTTATCGGATGGCATTTCCGAATTCACATTTATTAGTCTATATTTACACCGTCTGAAATACGGTTATGAGATAAGCCGATTACCATCCGCAACCTTTGTGGTCACAGGCTGCGATGCAAAAGGAAAATTTTTTCTTGTTATGGGAGGTATCCCTCAAGAGAAAGAACTATGCTTTTTACTTGAAAATTATGGCAGGTGGAAAAATATAAGTCAGACTTTGTATGATAAGTTTTCAGATTATATAACAAAACTAGGTTATGAACCATACGAAGATAGAGACAATGAAGATTATTTATACACAAGAGAAAGCCTTGCCTTACTTGCAGGAAAAGCATTACATAAAAAAAGAAATTTTGCAAATGGGTTTGAAAATGCTTATGCTTGGGAAGTACGTCCTTTAAATGAACAAAATAAAGTCGATGCCTGTGCTGTTTTAGATGAATGGCATGCAAACAGAGGCGAAAACCAAGGTTCGGATTATGATCAATGTATTGGTGCGCTGGAAATGCTTACATTTACAAACCTGGAAGGATGGATTGTTTATGTTGATGGTAAACCCGCAGCATGGTCTCTAGGCGAATATATTGCAAATGGTAAAATGTTTTTAGTCCATTTTGAAAAAGCCATAGATACATACCGCGGTGTGTACCAGTTTATAAATAGAGCAACAGCACGAGCGCTACCTGAAACAGTAGAATTTATAAACCGAGAACAAGATCTAGGTAACGAGGGGCTGCGCCAAGCAAAAATGACCTATCGGCCTTGCGGTTTTGTAAAAAAATATTGCACACCTCAAAAAAAGTTAGGATAA
- a CDS encoding iron ABC transporter permease: MLEERRRKMLIFLFISCVLLAISVLAAIYFGSTKIPVHEIIKIIFFNEASDFAIIIWDIRIPRIILALIVGANLAASGALLQAVIQNPLADPGIIGISSGAKLGLLLALLIFPQFVTAAPLFAFIGAMGAAVLVYLLAWKGGVKTVRLILAGVAVNAFFAGVSYLITILNSDKIQSIMLWLSGNLSGRSMYDVKLILPYSLIGLAAALAAIRPANLLLFGDEKAGSLGLNITRSRILISLTASFLAAISTSLVGVISFVGLVIPHIVRLITGPNYKYLLPLSILNGGIFLLITDTFARTIAAPVELPVGTLMALVGGPFFVYLLRRK, from the coding sequence ATGCTGGAAGAACGCCGAAGAAAAATGCTCATCTTTCTCTTTATTTCTTGTGTTCTTCTGGCAATATCCGTTTTGGCCGCAATCTATTTCGGCAGCACAAAGATTCCCGTTCATGAGATTATAAAAATCATATTCTTTAACGAAGCTTCCGATTTTGCAATAATTATTTGGGACATAAGAATTCCAAGAATTATTTTAGCCCTCATAGTCGGAGCCAACCTTGCAGCTTCGGGAGCTCTTCTCCAAGCGGTTATTCAAAATCCTTTGGCAGACCCCGGGATAATAGGCATTTCGAGCGGAGCAAAGTTAGGCCTCTTACTGGCCCTCTTGATTTTTCCGCAATTTGTTACGGCAGCCCCCCTCTTTGCATTTATAGGAGCAATGGGTGCGGCAGTCTTGGTTTACCTCTTGGCATGGAAGGGCGGAGTAAAAACCGTCCGACTTATTTTGGCAGGTGTTGCAGTCAACGCTTTTTTTGCGGGAGTAAGCTACCTTATCACAATCTTAAACAGCGACAAGATTCAAAGCATAATGCTCTGGCTTAGCGGAAACCTTTCCGGGCGCAGTATGTATGACGTGAAGCTCATCTTGCCCTACTCCCTCATAGGCCTTGCCGCCGCCCTTGCAGCCATACGCCCCGCCAACCTCCTCTTATTCGGAGACGAAAAGGCAGGCAGTTTAGGTTTGAACATCACAAGGAGCCGAATTTTAATTTCGCTCACGGCCTCTTTTTTGGCGGCTATTTCCACCTCCCTTGTCGGGGTCATAAGCTTTGTAGGCCTTGTAATTCCCCACATCGTGCGGCTTATCACAGGCCCCAACTACAAATATCTTTTACCTCTTTCAATATTAAACGGAGGGATATTTTTGCTCATCACCGACACCTTCGCCCGCACAATAGCGGCTCCCGTCGAACTACCCGTCGGAACCCTGATGGCCCTGGTCGGCGGTCCTTTTTTTGTCTATCTTTTAAGGAGGAAGTAG
- a CDS encoding ABC transporter substrate-binding protein, with translation MKTNKLFTLIFALTLFIASCSKINDFFEQDKKDLPDRTAAEAGPRVIAGTMSIVEILDDLGYKNVVGVPSSRHPMPELYAKTEKIGKPMQPDLEVVKRLNAEIYLASLGSKPTLDKLFQNQNIKTEYIDLNSYEACLNTIRQLGELTSKQKEAEHVIQTIEAKTLEVRRSVNGKKSPKVLMLLGSPKKLMMGTRNCYTGSLMEVLKIHNIANGIGNFDKTYVPVNIEEIVKHQPDVIIRLTHTKAEDTAESLRAEFAKNEIWQKVKAVKEDKIYDLDSNLYTVSRNIKIMYAVENLKEIIYGETEN, from the coding sequence ATGAAGACAAATAAACTATTTACACTAATTTTTGCTTTAACATTATTTATCGCAAGCTGTTCAAAAATCAATGATTTTTTTGAACAAGATAAAAAGGATTTACCTGACCGCACCGCAGCTGAAGCAGGACCTCGTGTTATTGCAGGCACCATGTCCATAGTCGAAATTTTAGACGACCTCGGTTATAAAAACGTTGTAGGCGTTCCTTCAAGCCGCCATCCTATGCCCGAGCTTTATGCAAAGACCGAAAAAATCGGAAAACCCATGCAGCCGGATCTTGAAGTAGTTAAAAGGCTGAATGCCGAAATTTATCTCGCCTCCCTGGGTTCAAAACCGACATTGGATAAGCTCTTTCAAAACCAAAACATAAAAACGGAATATATCGATTTAAATTCTTATGAGGCATGTTTAAACACAATCAGACAGTTGGGAGAGCTGACTTCAAAACAAAAGGAAGCCGAGCATGTAATTCAAACCATCGAAGCTAAAACCCTTGAAGTACGCCGCTCAGTTAACGGCAAAAAAAGCCCCAAGGTATTGATGCTTTTAGGTTCTCCCAAAAAACTGATGATGGGAACAAGAAACTGCTACACCGGAAGTCTAATGGAAGTTTTGAAGATTCACAACATCGCAAACGGTATCGGAAACTTCGACAAAACCTATGTTCCCGTAAACATAGAAGAAATCGTAAAACATCAGCCCGACGTAATCATAAGATTAACCCACACAAAGGCCGAAGACACAGCCGAAAGCCTCAGAGCCGAATTTGCCAAAAACGAAATTTGGCAGAAGGTAAAGGCCGTAAAAGAAGATAAAATCTATGACCTGGACAGTAATTTATATACCGTCTCACGGAACATCAAAATAATGTATGCTGTCGAGAATTTAAAAGAAATAATCTACGGAGAAACCGAAAACTAA
- a CDS encoding Rpn family recombination-promoting nuclease/putative transposase, whose product MSTANRKYKDSVFVDLFSEDEKAKENFLSLYNALHGTKLQLSCPVENIRLDNVMYMSIINDVSCLVDGKIIVLAEHKSTINENMPLRFLEYIARLYEKLQKPTDKYLRKLSKIPTPEFYVFYNGVENYPETTTLKLSDAFITRPVPLPLELTVQVLNINTDKANKVLAACKPLEEYSLFVEEVRKQTQLDSENGFTNAVKTCIEKGILKEYLMRKSREVINMLIAEYDYDTDIAVQRAEEREIAFAEGEESGSYQTKLETARLMRYENLGIELISKITGLSKEEIDSL is encoded by the coding sequence ATGAGTACGGCAAATAGAAAATACAAAGATTCGGTCTTTGTCGATTTGTTCAGCGAAGACGAAAAAGCCAAAGAAAACTTTTTGTCGCTATATAATGCCTTGCATGGTACAAAACTACAGCTTTCTTGTCCTGTAGAAAATATAAGGCTCGATAATGTCATGTACATGAGCATCATAAACGACGTTTCATGCCTTGTAGACGGTAAAATCATAGTGTTGGCTGAGCATAAATCCACAATCAACGAAAACATGCCTTTACGTTTTTTAGAGTACATAGCAAGGCTGTATGAAAAGCTTCAAAAACCAACAGACAAATATCTAAGAAAATTGTCAAAAATACCGACACCCGAATTTTATGTCTTTTACAATGGTGTTGAAAATTATCCTGAAACTACAACATTAAAGTTGTCGGATGCCTTTATTACAAGGCCCGTCCCCCTACCCTTGGAGCTGACGGTTCAGGTTTTAAACATCAATACGGATAAAGCAAATAAAGTTCTGGCTGCATGTAAACCGCTTGAAGAATACAGCCTCTTTGTAGAAGAGGTAAGAAAGCAAACACAACTCGATTCTGAAAACGGCTTTACCAATGCGGTAAAGACATGCATAGAAAAAGGAATCTTAAAAGAATACTTAATGAGAAAATCACGGGAGGTAATCAATATGTTAATAGCAGAATACGATTATGATACGGATATCGCAGTACAGCGTGCAGAAGAACGAGAAATAGCTTTCGCCGAGGGTGAAGAAAGCGGCTCTTATCAAACCAAACTTGAAACGGCAAGATTGATGAGATATGAAAATCTTGGCATTGAGCTGATTTCTAAGATTACGGGACTATCTAAAGAGGAAATAGACTCATTATAG
- the csrA gene encoding carbon storage regulator CsrA codes for MLILSRKTNQKILIGDDIEITIIDIRGDQVKIGVDAPASVKVFREEIYQEIQNENKAALVKDAKPNLPELHLKKK; via the coding sequence ATGCTCATACTTTCCCGTAAAACAAATCAAAAAATACTTATCGGCGACGATATAGAAATCACCATAATCGACATTCGGGGCGATCAGGTAAAAATCGGAGTGGATGCTCCGGCTTCAGTCAAGGTTTTCCGTGAAGAAATCTACCAAGAAATTCAAAACGAAAACAAGGCAGCCTTGGTTAAAGATGCCAAGCCGAATCTGCCTGAACTTCATCTCAAAAAGAAATAG
- a CDS encoding flagellar assembly protein FliW, producing MEIKTKAMGLVEIQDEQIIELVDGFYGFEEFHKYALLDSGKEPFFWVQSLDDENLAFIVIDPFLFRPDYELDIDDELLKPIKAESPKDLLVFALVTIPPAGGPITANLQGPLIINKKNKKAFQAVLNDGKWNTKHDILAELNAAGRN from the coding sequence ATGGAAATTAAGACAAAAGCTATGGGGCTTGTTGAAATTCAAGATGAACAGATAATTGAATTGGTTGACGGATTTTACGGATTTGAAGAATTTCATAAATATGCCCTGTTGGATTCAGGAAAAGAGCCTTTCTTTTGGGTGCAGTCTCTTGATGATGAAAATTTAGCCTTTATCGTTATTGATCCGTTCTTATTCAGACCCGATTATGAGCTGGACATAGACGACGAATTATTAAAACCGATAAAGGCAGAATCGCCCAAAGACCTCTTGGTTTTTGCCCTTGTTACAATTCCGCCTGCGGGAGGCCCCATCACAGCAAACTTGCAGGGCCCTCTCATCATAAACAAAAAGAATAAAAAGGCTTTTCAGGCTGTCTTAAATGACGGAAAATGGAATACCAAACACGATATTCTTGCCGAATTGAACGCGGCGGGGAGGAACTGA